A window of the Streptomyces sp. JB150 genome harbors these coding sequences:
- a CDS encoding 1,4-dihydroxy-2-naphthoate polyprenyltransferase, with protein MTSQPATARPASRPRPAGARPSVRTWIVGARPKTLPVTAAPIAVGTGVAASLGPVSLWRSVLTVLFALGFVLGTNFFNDYSDGVRGVDEGRVGPTRLVASGQAAPRWVFRSGVVLYGIGGVSGVVLGATVSWWLLALAVVCALGGWYYTGGRRPYGYRGLGDLGIFLFHGVIAVCATVFIQCGEIPATAVTASLPVGLLSVALLTTNNLRDLPTDAASGKITVAVRLGDRRTRVYYTATVAAAFASAAALLPVRSWAWLVVGALPFAVLPVARVVRGARGRDLIPVLEHTCLLLLVFGALLTAGVSL; from the coding sequence GTGACCAGTCAGCCCGCGACCGCGCGCCCCGCCTCCCGGCCCCGGCCGGCCGGCGCGCGCCCCTCGGTCCGCACGTGGATCGTCGGGGCGCGGCCGAAGACGCTGCCCGTGACCGCCGCCCCGATCGCCGTCGGCACCGGCGTGGCCGCCTCCCTGGGGCCCGTCTCCTTGTGGCGTTCGGTTCTGACCGTTCTGTTCGCCCTGGGCTTCGTGCTCGGCACCAACTTCTTCAACGACTACAGCGACGGGGTCCGCGGGGTGGACGAGGGCCGGGTCGGTCCGACCCGCCTGGTGGCCTCGGGCCAGGCCGCGCCGCGGTGGGTCTTCCGCTCCGGCGTGGTCCTGTACGGCATCGGCGGCGTGAGCGGCGTGGTGCTCGGCGCGACCGTCTCGTGGTGGCTGCTCGCCCTGGCCGTCGTCTGCGCCCTGGGCGGCTGGTACTACACCGGCGGCCGCCGCCCGTACGGCTATCGAGGGCTCGGCGACCTCGGCATCTTCCTCTTCCACGGGGTGATCGCGGTGTGCGCGACGGTCTTCATCCAGTGCGGCGAGATCCCGGCGACGGCGGTGACCGCGTCCCTGCCGGTGGGCCTGCTCTCCGTGGCCCTGCTCACCACGAACAACCTGCGGGACCTGCCGACCGACGCCGCCAGTGGCAAGATCACCGTGGCGGTGCGGCTGGGCGACCGGCGTACCCGCGTGTACTACACCGCCACGGTGGCCGCCGCGTTCGCGTCCGCCGCCGCGCTGCTCCCCGTACGGTCCTGGGCCTGGCTGGTCGTGGGCGCGCTTCCGTTCGCCGTGCTGCCCGTGGCCCGGGTGGTGCGCGGCGCACGCGGCCGGGACCTGATCCCCGTACTGGAGCACACCTGCCTGCTGCTGCTGGTGTTCGGTGCCCTGCTCACCGCCGGGGTGTCGCTGTGA